The Sandaracinus amylolyticus genomic interval CCGGAGCAGCCACCAGACCGGCAGGAATGGTAGCCGCAGGAGATTGAGCGCGACGTCGACGATCAGGCGCCCCACGCGATCGTTCTTGGGGCCCGTGCAGTGTGCGTGCAAGCGGCACAGAGCACGTCCGCGTCCAGGGCGCGAAGCCCTTTACGCTCGCTCGCGATCTCTGTTACCTACGGGTCTGCGCTGGCGGCCCCGGGAAACCGAGGCCCCGCCGAGGAGCTCTTCATGACGAACCCGCAGATGGTCATGTACGAGGAGGAGTTCAACCAGATCCAGGCGATCGTCACGCGCCTGGTGAAGGAAGCGAACGCCCGCGTCGTGTTCATCATCGACAAGAACGGCCAGCTGATCGCGGCGGCCGGTGAGACCGAGCAGCTCGATACGACCTCTCTCGCCTCGCTCACAGCCGGCAACATCGCCGCGACGGGCGGTATGGCGAAGCTCCTCCGCGAGAACGAGTTCACGACTCAGTTCCACGAGGGCGAGAAGCAGAACATCCACATCCAGCTCGTCGGCAACCGAGTCATCCTCGTCGTCATCTTCGACAACAAGACGAGCCTCGGGCTGGTGCGGCTCCGCGTGAAGAAGGCGAGCGAAGAGCTCAACGGCATCTTCGAGGCACTGCTCCGCAAAGTGCAGGATCCGTCGCGCGAGACTCCGTTCGCAGAGATCACGGACGACGACATCGACAATCTGTTCAACGACTGATTCGCGCGGAGGGAACAGAGCTCATGTCGTTCATCAACTACCTGTCGCGCGAGATCAACTGCAAGATCGTCTATTACGGACCTGGTCTCTGCGGAAAGACCACGAATCTCCAGTACATCTACAACAAGACGAATCCCGAGGCGAAGGGCAAGATGATCAGCCTCGCCACGGAGACCGAGCGGACTCTGTTCTTCGATTTCCTCCCGCTGGCGCTCGGTGAGATTCGCGGATTCAAGACTCGATTCCACCTCTACACGGTCCCCGGTCAGGTCTTCTACGACGCGAGCCGGAAGTTGATCCTGAAGGGCGTGGACGGAGTGGTGTTCGTCGCCGACTCGCAGATCGCGCGTATGGAGGCGAACCTCGAGTCGATGGAGAACCTGCGAACGAACCTCGCGGAGCAGGGCTATTCGCTCGATAAGCTTCCGTACGTCGTCCAGTACAACAAGCGCGACATGCCGAGCGTCGCGCCGGTCGACGAGCTGCGCAGGCTGCTCAACCCGGGCGCGGTGCCGGACTTCGAGGCGGTCGCGTCGACGGGCGTGGGCGTGTTCGAGACGCTGAAGTCGGTCGCGAAGCTCGTGCTCACCGAGCTCAAGCGCTCCGGCGGGTGAGATCGCGATCGGGAACGTCGACGGCGCCGCTTGCTCAGCGGCGCTTTTTCTTTTCCGTCTTCGTGGGTGATGTGGAGAGCGCGGACTCGACGTCGTCGCGCAGCGTCGCGTCGCCGCCCTCAATCTCGCGCAGCGCGGTGCGCGCGGCGCTCGTCCTGCCCTTGCGCGCGTCGACGTAGGCGCGCAGGAGCGCGAGCTCGGTGCGCTCGGCGTCGCTCGTCGGACGCAGGGCGTCGAGGAGCTCGTGCGCGTCGGCCGCGTCGGCGGGTGCGCCGCGACGCAGCAGCGAGTGCGCGAGGCGCGCGCGCACGCGCGGGAGGCTCTCGTCGGTCGCGAGCACGCGACGGTATGCGCCGATCGCCTCGGCGTCCTCGCGCGCGGCGTACGCGGCGTGTGCGAGGCCGAGGAACATCGGCAGCGTCGGGGTCGCGCCCGCGGTCTCGATCGCACGCTGGTACGCGCGACGCGCGCCTTGATGATCTCCGGTCTCGCGGAGCACGCCGCCGAGCCGCTCGGCGCTGCTCGACGGAGCCGCGAAGAGGCGCATGCCGATCGCACGATCGAAGCGCGCACGGAGCTCGCTCGCGCGGCCCGCAGCACGCAGGCGCAGCGCGTCGCGATCGAACGCGCGCATCGACGACGAGGCCCACGACGGCGCGAGCACGAAGAGCGCGATCAGCGGGCTCACCGCGAGCACGGCGAGCGCGAGCGGGATGCGCACCCAGTAGACGAGCGCGAACGTCGTCACCAGCGAGATGGGCACGAGCACGTTGCGCAGGATCGGCGGAGCGGGCTCGGCGGGGCGCGGTGCCATCGGGGGCCGCGGATCGTACTCGTGCGGGCTGCGCACCACCAGAGACGCCGCGGGGTCGGGCTTGATATCCTGCACGGGCATGATCGGACAGCTCCGCCCTGCACTGGTTCCCGCGCTCTTCGTGTTGCTCGCGGCGAGCGCGTGCGCCGAGGAGACGAACGCGAGCGCGTACGATCTCTCGGGGATCGTCACCGTCGAGCGCGACGACGGGTCGTCGGCGGGCGTCGGCGGCGCGCGCGTGACGTTCACCTCGGACACCGGGCTCGTCGCCGAGACCACGACCAGCGACGACGGGCGCTACGAGATGCAGGTGCTGAGCGACGTCGACTTCGGTCAGGTGCGCGCGGAGAAGAGCGGGTTCACGAGCTCGGAGCGCACGGTCTACTTCGATCGCGCCGAGCGCCGGATCGATCTCGAGCTGCGCGAAGCGAGTGAGTGAACGCAAATCGAGCGAGCGGGCGCGCGTTCGCGCGTGATGTCGCGAGGATCGCCGATGACGCGTGCGTTCCGGGCGGTTGATCCCGCGGGTACCCTGGGCGCCATGCGTCGCCTCGCTTCGCTCTTCGTCGTGTGCTCGCTCGTGCTCGTCGCGCCCTCGGCAGAGGCGCAGCGCGTCGATCCCGGTCGTGATCCCTCGGGCACCGGCGAGGACGCGCTGCTCGCGCTCGCGGGGCCACGGGCGCGGGTGCGTCGCGACGACGAGGGCCGGGTGCGCTTGCTGTTCGGCGCTCGCGTGCGGCCGTGGTCGGGCGATCCCGCGCGCGATGCGCTCGCGCTGACGCAGCGTTTCGGTGATGCGTTCGGCATCCCGCAGGGCGAGGAGCTGCGCGTGGAGAGCACGCAGCGCCATCACGGCTTCACGATCGTGCGGCTGCGCCGCTACGCCGACGGACGCCCGGTGCTCGGCGCGATGGTCGTGGTGCGCTCGCTCGCCGACGGCGCGATCGACATGGTGCTCGCCGACGCGGGCCCGGCGCGCGTCGAGCGCGGCGCCTCGATCGACGCGACGCGCGCGACCGAGATCGCGCGCGCGCTCGACGTCGGCTGGGGCATCGCGCGCACGAC includes:
- a CDS encoding roadblock/LC7 domain-containing protein → MTNPQMVMYEEEFNQIQAIVTRLVKEANARVVFIIDKNGQLIAAAGETEQLDTTSLASLTAGNIAATGGMAKLLRENEFTTQFHEGEKQNIHIQLVGNRVILVVIFDNKTSLGLVRLRVKKASEELNGIFEALLRKVQDPSRETPFAEITDDDIDNLFND
- a CDS encoding GTP-binding protein, encoding MSFINYLSREINCKIVYYGPGLCGKTTNLQYIYNKTNPEAKGKMISLATETERTLFFDFLPLALGEIRGFKTRFHLYTVPGQVFYDASRKLILKGVDGVVFVADSQIARMEANLESMENLRTNLAEQGYSLDKLPYVVQYNKRDMPSVAPVDELRRLLNPGAVPDFEAVASTGVGVFETLKSVAKLVLTELKRSGG
- a CDS encoding carboxypeptidase-like regulatory domain-containing protein, translating into MIGQLRPALVPALFVLLAASACAEETNASAYDLSGIVTVERDDGSSAGVGGARVTFTSDTGLVAETTTSDDGRYEMQVLSDVDFGQVRAEKSGFTSSERTVYFDRAERRIDLELREASE